In Amycolatopsis sp. EV170708-02-1, the following are encoded in one genomic region:
- a CDS encoding sugar ABC transporter substrate-binding protein, protein MRKAAALLSVLLLTLTGCAGAGALGTGDRTLVVAIVANPQMKDAIELSGEFEKANPGVSLKFVSLPENQARAKITASTATEGGEFDVVMISNYEAPQWAANGWLENLDPHIAANPGYDADDFIPSIKESLSHNGSLYAVPFYGESSFLAYRKDLFEQAGITMPAKPTWTQIAEYAAKLDDKAKGIAGICLRGKPGWGESLAPFTTVANTFGAQWFDKDWNAKLTSPEFKAAAEFYVNLVRNHGEVGASSAGFSECGTRYTQGQAAMWYDATVMAGTNEDPSASKVVGKSGYAPAPVEKTQASGWLYTWALAIPKVAKHKDIAFKFMSWMTDKAYVQRVAKEFGDWNRVPPGVRKSTYDIPQYREAAKAYAQPTLDGIADADQRKTMANPVPYPGIQFVGIPEFQDLGTRVSQQLSAAIAGQITVDEALKQSQEYAQTVGKSYQEVQ, encoded by the coding sequence GTGCGTAAAGCAGCCGCTCTGCTCTCGGTCCTCTTGCTGACCCTCACCGGATGTGCCGGTGCGGGCGCGCTCGGGACCGGTGACCGGACGCTCGTCGTCGCGATCGTCGCGAACCCGCAGATGAAGGACGCCATCGAGCTTTCCGGTGAGTTCGAGAAGGCGAACCCCGGCGTCAGCCTCAAATTCGTGTCGCTGCCCGAAAACCAGGCGCGCGCGAAGATCACCGCGTCGACGGCCACCGAAGGCGGCGAATTCGACGTCGTCATGATCAGCAACTACGAGGCGCCGCAATGGGCCGCGAACGGCTGGCTGGAAAACCTCGACCCGCATATCGCGGCGAATCCCGGCTACGACGCGGACGACTTCATCCCGAGTATCAAGGAATCCTTGTCGCACAACGGATCCCTGTACGCGGTGCCGTTCTACGGCGAGTCGTCGTTCCTGGCCTATCGGAAGGATCTGTTCGAGCAGGCCGGGATCACCATGCCCGCCAAGCCGACCTGGACGCAGATCGCCGAGTACGCCGCGAAACTCGACGACAAGGCCAAGGGCATCGCCGGGATCTGCCTGCGCGGCAAGCCCGGCTGGGGCGAGAGCCTCGCGCCGTTCACCACGGTCGCCAACACCTTCGGCGCGCAGTGGTTCGACAAGGACTGGAACGCGAAGCTGACCAGCCCCGAGTTCAAGGCCGCCGCCGAGTTCTACGTGAACCTCGTGCGGAACCACGGCGAGGTCGGCGCGTCGAGCGCGGGCTTCTCCGAATGCGGCACGCGGTACACCCAGGGCCAGGCCGCGATGTGGTACGACGCGACGGTCATGGCGGGTACGAACGAGGATCCGTCGGCCAGCAAGGTCGTCGGGAAGTCCGGCTACGCCCCGGCTCCGGTGGAGAAGACGCAGGCGAGCGGCTGGCTCTACACGTGGGCGCTGGCGATCCCGAAGGTCGCGAAGCACAAGGACATCGCCTTCAAGTTCATGTCCTGGATGACCGACAAGGCGTACGTGCAGCGGGTCGCCAAGGAATTCGGCGACTGGAACCGGGTCCCGCCGGGCGTGCGGAAGTCGACCTACGACATCCCGCAGTACCGCGAGGCCGCGAAGGCCTACGCGCAGCCGACGCTGGACGGCATCGCGGACGCCGACCAGCGGAAGACGATGGCGAATCCGGTGCCCTATCCCGGGATCCAGTTCGTCGGCATCCCCGAGTTCCAGGATCTCGGCACGCGGGTGAGCCAGCAGCTTTCGGCGGCGATCGCGGGCCAGATCACCGTGGACGAAGCGCTCAAGCAGTCGCAGGAGTACGCGCAGACCGTCGGCAAGTCGTATCAGGAGGTGCAGTGA
- a CDS encoding zinc-dependent alcohol dehydrogenase family protein: MRAAIVDKPGEIRVGEVPDPKPGDRQVVVKVGACGICGTDLHIADGHFPPTPYPIVPGHEFAGEIVELGADVPGGWKIGDRVAVDPSLFCGYCKPCRSGRGNLCENWNATGDTVDGAFAEYVAVPSANCYRMPDTMTWEQGALVEPVSCAVHGVRRIGVEAGERFLVVGAGTMGLIMQQLLQRAGAHVTVVDRNTSRLGRAMDLGAAAVAGDVKDLDDEKFDAAADCTGAAPAIEAAFDSLQRGGRLLVFGVAPAEARVALSPFRIYNDEITVVGSMAVMNSFGAALDLVADGAVDTAALLTDTLPLEQYPDALALMRSGAGLKVQVIPGGEGA, from the coding sequence ATGCGTGCCGCGATCGTGGACAAGCCCGGGGAGATCAGGGTCGGCGAGGTACCCGATCCGAAACCGGGGGATCGCCAGGTCGTCGTCAAGGTGGGTGCCTGCGGGATCTGCGGCACCGACCTCCACATCGCCGACGGGCACTTCCCGCCGACGCCCTATCCGATCGTCCCCGGCCACGAATTCGCCGGCGAGATCGTCGAACTCGGCGCGGACGTGCCGGGTGGCTGGAAGATCGGCGACCGGGTGGCCGTCGACCCGTCGCTGTTCTGCGGCTACTGCAAGCCTTGCCGGTCCGGCCGCGGCAACCTCTGCGAGAACTGGAACGCGACCGGCGACACCGTCGACGGCGCCTTCGCCGAGTACGTCGCCGTTCCCTCCGCGAACTGCTACCGCATGCCGGACACGATGACCTGGGAACAGGGTGCCCTCGTCGAGCCGGTCTCCTGCGCGGTCCACGGCGTGCGCCGGATCGGCGTCGAGGCGGGGGAGCGGTTCCTCGTCGTCGGCGCGGGCACGATGGGGCTGATCATGCAGCAGTTGCTGCAGCGCGCGGGCGCCCATGTCACGGTGGTCGACCGCAACACCTCACGGCTCGGCCGGGCGATGGACCTCGGCGCGGCCGCGGTCGCGGGTGACGTGAAGGACCTCGACGACGAGAAGTTCGACGCCGCCGCGGACTGCACCGGCGCCGCGCCCGCCATCGAAGCCGCTTTCGACTCGCTTCAGCGCGGAGGCCGCCTGCTGGTCTTCGGCGTCGCGCCCGCCGAAGCGCGCGTCGCGCTTTCGCCGTTCCGGATCTACAACGACGAGATCACCGTCGTCGGCTCGATGGCCGTCATGAACAGCTTCGGTGCCGCGCTCGACCTGGTCGCCGACGGCGCCGTCGACACCGCCGCGCTGCTCACCGACACCCTCCCGCTGGAGCAGTACCCCGACGCTCTCGCCCTCATGCGCAGCGGCGCCGGCCTGAAGGTGCAGGTCATACCGGGAGGCGAAGGTGCGTAA
- a CDS encoding sugar-binding transcriptional regulator encodes MSGKKQGPGLVESLRLAAVARRFYEQGASKLEIAEEFGISRFKVARMLDTARESGIVRVEFRLPAPVDLALSEEIRSAYRLDRVLVLERAPEPESREVARRKIGTLAARLLAEIVTPGDVLGLSWARSVNAMTDAIESLPNCPIVQLCGVQAGMDMRDRSVETVSRVASVSGGASYPIFGPLVLPDRRTTETLRRQPGIAETFGQFKNLTKAVVSIGAWKPEESTVYDALDEAERSAIAKRGAKAEVSARLFDADGNPMSTGLAHHVLAISAEELLAVPEVIALGYTEPKAEAIDAVLRSGMVSTLITDAAAAVPLLKLAEARPPS; translated from the coding sequence ATGAGCGGGAAGAAACAGGGTCCCGGCCTGGTGGAGTCGCTACGCCTGGCCGCGGTGGCCCGGCGCTTCTACGAACAGGGCGCCTCGAAACTCGAGATCGCCGAGGAGTTCGGGATCAGCCGGTTCAAGGTCGCGCGCATGCTGGACACGGCCAGGGAAAGCGGCATCGTGCGGGTCGAGTTCCGGCTGCCGGCCCCGGTCGATCTCGCACTGTCCGAGGAGATCCGCTCCGCGTACCGGCTCGACCGGGTCCTCGTGCTCGAACGAGCGCCGGAACCGGAATCCCGCGAAGTCGCCCGGCGCAAGATCGGCACCCTCGCCGCCCGCCTCCTGGCCGAAATCGTCACTCCCGGCGATGTTCTCGGCCTCTCGTGGGCACGTTCGGTGAACGCGATGACCGACGCGATCGAGTCGCTGCCGAACTGCCCGATCGTGCAACTGTGCGGCGTGCAGGCGGGTATGGACATGCGCGACCGGTCGGTGGAGACGGTCAGCCGGGTGGCCTCCGTCTCGGGTGGAGCGTCGTACCCGATCTTCGGCCCGCTCGTCCTCCCCGACCGCCGCACCACCGAGACGCTGCGCCGGCAGCCGGGTATCGCGGAGACCTTCGGGCAGTTCAAGAACCTGACGAAGGCGGTCGTCAGCATCGGCGCGTGGAAGCCCGAGGAGTCGACGGTGTACGACGCGCTCGACGAGGCCGAGCGGAGCGCGATCGCGAAACGCGGCGCCAAGGCCGAGGTTTCGGCGCGCCTGTTCGACGCCGACGGGAACCCGATGTCCACCGGGCTGGCCCACCACGTCCTGGCCATCAGCGCCGAAGAACTCCTGGCGGTCCCCGAGGTGATCGCGCTGGGCTACACGGAACCGAAGGCCGAAGCGATCGACGCCGTCCTGCGCTCCGGAATGGTCTCGACGCTGATCACCGACGCCGCCGCGGCCGTCCCGCTGCTCAAACTGGCCGAGGCCCGCCCGCCCTCCTGA
- a CDS encoding helix-turn-helix domain-containing protein, with translation MNDVFLADCRARLAFDLMANTWNPVVLWALREGPLRPAELRRRLGGISTKVLTETVRRLEFNGLVHRRDCGRTAKVEYSLTDLGATLLAPIEAFGEWAFRHGDEVMAAQDEASRLRDLA, from the coding sequence ATGAACGACGTCTTCCTCGCCGATTGCCGTGCCCGGCTGGCCTTCGACCTGATGGCGAACACGTGGAACCCGGTCGTGCTGTGGGCCCTGCGCGAAGGACCGCTGCGCCCGGCCGAACTGCGGCGACGGCTGGGCGGGATCAGCACGAAGGTGCTCACGGAGACGGTCCGGCGGCTGGAGTTCAACGGTCTCGTCCACCGGCGGGACTGCGGGCGCACGGCGAAGGTCGAGTACTCGCTGACGGATCTCGGGGCCACACTGCTGGCGCCCATCGAAGCGTTCGGGGAATGGGCGTTCAGGCATGGCGACGAGGTGATGGCGGCGCAGGACGAGGCGTCCCGTTTACGCGATCTCGCGTGA
- a CDS encoding NADPH-dependent F420 reductase, whose protein sequence is MRIGIFGAGGMAEALGGRWAGAGHEVMVAARDRAKAATISPRVGTWAETARASDVILLAVPAASVLEVLAAAGDLTGKVLIDCTNAVGPGAVLTVPDQAARIAAAAPGAHVVKAFNLCHVDVWRMTPPVFGGRPLAVPICGDKVGEVSELVRDLGCAPLVAGGLDRAGLMEATMAFMVGLWFDGHDAQACFPPLPV, encoded by the coding sequence ATGCGTATCGGTATTTTCGGCGCCGGCGGGATGGCGGAGGCGCTCGGCGGCCGGTGGGCCGGGGCCGGGCACGAGGTGATGGTCGCCGCCCGCGACCGGGCCAAGGCCGCCACGATCTCGCCGCGAGTGGGGACCTGGGCGGAGACCGCCCGCGCCAGTGACGTGATCCTGCTCGCCGTTCCCGCCGCGTCCGTACTGGAAGTCCTCGCCGCGGCAGGGGATCTCACCGGGAAGGTCTTGATCGACTGCACCAACGCGGTCGGGCCCGGCGCCGTGCTCACGGTGCCCGATCAGGCCGCCCGGATCGCCGCCGCCGCGCCCGGCGCGCACGTGGTCAAGGCGTTCAATCTGTGCCACGTGGACGTCTGGCGGATGACCCCGCCGGTGTTCGGCGGCCGTCCGCTCGCGGTGCCGATCTGCGGCGACAAGGTCGGCGAAGTGAGCGAACTGGTCCGTGACCTCGGGTGCGCACCGCTGGTCGCGGGCGGGCTCGACCGGGCGGGGCTCATGGAGGCGACCATGGCGTTCATGGTCGGGCTGTGGTTCGACGGCCACGACGCCCAGGCCTGCTTCCCGCCCCTTCCGGTGTGA
- a CDS encoding RNA helicase: MTLTDLLPADPDPDSLFEAFSTWTAERGLELYPAQEEAIIEVVSGANLILSTPTGSGKSLVAVGAHFTALAHGRRSFYTAPIKALVSEKFFQLIEIFGAENVGMMTGDSAVNADAPIICCTAEILANMALRFGADAPVGQVVADEFHFYSEPDRGWAWQVPLLELPKAQFVLMSATLGDVSFFEKDLTRRTGRPTAVVTSAERPVPLTFRYALTPLHETMSELLNGGQSPVYVVHFSQAAAIERAQTLMSINVTSKAEKEAIAEMLGDFRFSAGFGKTLSRLVRHGIGVHHAGMLPKYRRLVEQLAQAGLLKVICGTDTLGVGINVPIRTVVFSALTKYDGVRQRHLKAREFHQIAGRAGRAGYDTDGYVVVQAPDHVVENAKALEKAGDDPKKKKKIVRKKAPEGFVNWTESTFDRLIAAEPEPLTSSFHVSHSMLLNVISRPGNAFDSMRHLLEDNHSDRPAQRKLILRAIAIYRALLAAGVVERLDEPDEQGRIVRLTVDLQFDFALNQPLSPFALAAIELLDVESPSYPLDVVSIMESTVDNPRPVLSQQQFKARGEAVQAMKAEGIEYDERMELLENVTYPKPLEELLEAAYSRYRQGHPWVEDYELKPKSVVRDMYERAMNFVEYIGFYQLARSEGLVLRYLTDTYDSLRHTVPDEAKNEGLQDLIEWLGELVRQVDSSLLDEWEALRHPEEEGPVSTRPPSEPPAVTRNERAFRVLVRNELFRRVELASRRAYDTLGELDAASGWDADAWEDAIEDYYDEHETLGIGPDARGPKLLIIEQEKEIWRVRQIFDDPAGDHDWGISAEVDLAASDEAGSAVIRITAVDRL; encoded by the coding sequence ATGACACTTACAGACCTCCTGCCTGCGGATCCCGACCCCGACTCGCTGTTCGAAGCCTTCTCCACCTGGACGGCCGAGCGCGGGTTGGAGCTGTACCCCGCGCAGGAAGAGGCCATCATCGAAGTGGTCTCCGGCGCGAACCTGATCCTGTCGACCCCGACGGGCTCGGGTAAGAGCCTGGTCGCCGTCGGGGCGCACTTCACCGCGCTCGCCCACGGCCGCCGCAGCTTCTACACGGCACCCATCAAGGCGCTCGTCTCGGAGAAGTTCTTCCAGCTCATCGAGATCTTCGGCGCCGAGAACGTCGGCATGATGACCGGCGACTCGGCGGTCAACGCCGACGCGCCGATCATCTGCTGCACGGCGGAAATCCTGGCGAACATGGCGTTGCGCTTCGGTGCCGACGCGCCGGTCGGCCAGGTCGTCGCGGACGAGTTCCACTTCTATTCGGAGCCGGATCGCGGCTGGGCCTGGCAGGTGCCGCTGCTGGAACTGCCGAAGGCACAGTTCGTGCTGATGTCGGCCACGCTGGGCGACGTCTCGTTCTTCGAGAAGGACCTCACCCGCCGGACCGGCCGCCCGACGGCGGTGGTCACCTCGGCGGAGCGGCCGGTGCCGCTCACCTTCCGCTACGCGCTGACGCCGTTGCACGAGACGATGTCCGAGCTGCTCAACGGCGGGCAGTCGCCGGTCTACGTCGTGCACTTCTCGCAGGCCGCGGCGATCGAGCGCGCGCAGACGCTGATGAGCATCAACGTCACTTCGAAGGCGGAGAAGGAGGCCATCGCCGAGATGCTCGGCGACTTCCGCTTCTCGGCCGGGTTCGGGAAGACGCTGTCGAGGCTGGTCCGGCACGGTATCGGCGTGCACCACGCCGGCATGTTGCCGAAGTACCGGCGCCTCGTCGAGCAGCTCGCGCAAGCCGGGCTGCTGAAGGTGATCTGCGGGACCGACACGCTCGGCGTCGGCATCAACGTACCGATCCGCACCGTGGTCTTTTCAGCGTTGACGAAGTACGACGGTGTGCGGCAACGGCATCTCAAGGCGCGCGAGTTCCACCAGATCGCCGGCCGCGCGGGCCGCGCCGGGTACGACACCGACGGCTACGTCGTCGTGCAGGCGCCGGACCACGTCGTCGAAAACGCCAAGGCGCTGGAGAAGGCGGGCGACGATCCCAAGAAGAAAAAGAAGATCGTCCGCAAGAAGGCGCCCGAAGGGTTCGTCAACTGGACGGAGAGCACCTTCGACCGGCTGATCGCGGCCGAGCCGGAGCCGCTGACGTCGAGCTTCCACGTCAGCCACTCGATGCTGCTGAACGTGATCTCCCGGCCGGGCAACGCGTTCGACTCGATGCGGCATCTGCTGGAGGACAACCATTCCGACCGTCCCGCTCAGCGGAAACTGATCCTGCGCGCGATCGCGATCTATCGCGCGCTGCTCGCGGCCGGTGTGGTGGAACGGCTCGACGAACCCGACGAGCAGGGCCGCATCGTCCGGCTGACCGTGGACCTGCAGTTCGATTTCGCGCTGAACCAGCCGCTCTCGCCGTTCGCGCTGGCGGCGATCGAACTCCTCGACGTCGAGTCGCCGTCGTATCCGCTCGACGTCGTGTCCATTATGGAATCCACTGTGGACAACCCGCGTCCGGTGCTGTCGCAGCAGCAGTTCAAGGCGCGCGGCGAGGCCGTGCAGGCGATGAAGGCCGAGGGCATCGAGTACGACGAGCGGATGGAGCTGCTCGAGAACGTCACGTACCCGAAGCCGCTGGAGGAACTGCTGGAGGCGGCGTATTCCCGCTACCGGCAAGGGCATCCGTGGGTCGAGGACTACGAGCTCAAGCCGAAGTCCGTCGTGCGCGACATGTACGAGCGCGCGATGAACTTCGTGGAGTACATCGGTTTCTACCAGCTCGCCCGCTCGGAAGGGCTGGTGCTGCGGTACCTCACCGACACCTACGACTCGCTGCGGCACACGGTGCCCGACGAGGCCAAGAACGAGGGCTTGCAGGACCTCATCGAATGGCTCGGCGAGCTCGTGCGCCAGGTCGACTCCAGCCTCCTCGACGAATGGGAAGCCTTGCGGCATCCCGAAGAGGAAGGCCCGGTTTCGACGCGGCCGCCGTCCGAGCCGCCCGCCGTCACGCGCAACGAGCGGGCGTTCCGGGTGCTCGTGCGGAACGAGCTGTTCCGCCGGGTCGAGCTGGCTTCGCGGCGTGCCTACGACACGCTCGGCGAGCTGGACGCGGCGTCGGGCTGGGACGCGGACGCGTGGGAAGACGCCATCGAGGACTACTACGACGAGCACGAAACGCTCGGCATCGGGCCGGACGCGCGCGGGCCGAAGCTGCTGATCATCGAGCAGGAGAAGGAGATCTGGCGGGTTCGGCAGATCTTCGACGATCCGGCGGGTGATCACGACTGGGGCATTAGCGCGGAGGTCGACCTGGCGGCTTCGGACGAGGCGGGTTCGGCGGTCATCCGGATCACGGCGGTGGACCGGCTCTGA
- a CDS encoding primosomal protein has product MAQDIIPIELGLPQGDVVTLWAPRWREDGEEWEAFLGDEEDLYAFPDAAHLAAFVRTSEQHDLLDHPAWEVVPALNVPELIPDDDHTYDLVGVPELVAEKPDQWTLGELAEIIGIVRSLADVCELDEVHEVLDAHESFSLLDQGTLPFSGRDGERLWADLSQAVSEKWDTVLDAIDGLVTVPDVDEKVLEQTAEELATFLAESAEAEAAAVDADLVDDADEDDDEDDEPVGFWGEVGIDPIKIITSGAEYYTLRCYLDDKPIFLGSEGEIDVFTSEKALIRAIADGKELAGNDLAEVSTWDEVTTKATAGELEIEVDTENTYVLNGIADDIAEGPESIDPTQLELAVELITDAAEWAEDDSVETALAANESLGWLVSFVLRPDPSRLEPSAPFDAEQSEWRKLVETFENRLTVL; this is encoded by the coding sequence ATGGCACAGGACATCATCCCGATCGAACTCGGCCTGCCACAGGGTGACGTCGTCACCCTCTGGGCGCCGCGCTGGCGGGAAGACGGCGAGGAATGGGAAGCCTTCCTCGGCGACGAGGAGGACCTGTACGCCTTCCCGGACGCCGCGCATCTCGCCGCCTTCGTGCGGACCTCCGAGCAGCACGACCTGCTCGACCACCCCGCGTGGGAGGTCGTCCCGGCGCTGAACGTGCCCGAGCTCATCCCGGACGACGACCACACCTACGACCTGGTGGGCGTCCCCGAGCTGGTCGCCGAGAAGCCGGACCAGTGGACGCTCGGCGAGCTGGCCGAGATCATCGGCATCGTGCGTTCGCTCGCGGACGTGTGCGAGCTGGACGAGGTCCACGAAGTCCTCGACGCGCACGAGAGCTTCTCACTGCTGGACCAGGGCACGCTGCCCTTCTCCGGCCGCGACGGCGAGCGTCTCTGGGCGGACCTGTCGCAGGCGGTCTCCGAGAAGTGGGACACCGTCCTCGACGCGATCGACGGCCTGGTGACCGTCCCCGACGTCGACGAGAAGGTGCTGGAGCAGACGGCGGAGGAGCTCGCGACCTTCCTCGCGGAGTCCGCCGAGGCCGAAGCCGCCGCCGTCGACGCGGACCTGGTGGACGACGCGGACGAGGACGACGACGAAGACGACGAGCCCGTCGGCTTCTGGGGCGAGGTCGGCATCGACCCGATCAAGATCATCACCTCCGGCGCCGAGTACTACACGCTGCGCTGCTACCTCGACGACAAGCCGATCTTCCTCGGCAGCGAGGGCGAGATCGACGTCTTCACCTCCGAGAAGGCCCTCATCCGCGCGATCGCGGACGGCAAGGAGCTGGCGGGCAACGACCTCGCCGAAGTGTCCACTTGGGACGAAGTGACCACGAAGGCCACCGCGGGCGAGCTCGAGATCGAGGTCGACACCGAGAACACCTACGTGCTGAACGGGATCGCCGACGACATCGCCGAAGGCCCGGAGTCGATCGACCCGACCCAGCTGGAGCTGGCCGTCGAGCTGATCACCGACGCCGCGGAATGGGCCGAGGACGACAGCGTCGAAACCGCGCTCGCCGCCAACGAAAGCCTCGGCTGGCTGGTGTCGTTCGTGCTGCGGCCGGACCCCTCGCGGCTCGAGCCGAGCGCTCCGTTCGACGCCGAGCAGTCCGAGTGGCGCAAGCTCGTCGAGACCTTCGAGAACCGGCTCACGGTCCTCTGA